In Streptomyces sannanensis, the DNA window CTGGGAGTACGACGACGGCGCATCGTCGAAGTTCTGGGAGGCAGAGGCGGAGGGTGCGACGGTGACGGTCCGCTACGGGCGGATCGGCGCGGACGGCCGTACGCAGGTGAAGGAGTGCGCCTCGGCGGACGCCGCGCGGGAGTACCTGGCCAAGGTGATAGCGGAGAAGGAGCGCAAGGGGTACGAGGAGGCCGGGGCGGCCGAGGTACCGGCGGCCACCGCCGGCGCCTCCGTCGAGGCCGGGGTTCGGGCCGTCGACGAGGACACCTTCACCCTGCCCACCGCCTGGCGACGGCATCTGCACCCCAGGCGCGGCGGCATCCGCCGCACGGTGAAGAAGCCCGCCAAGGACGCGGTGGAGCAGGCCGCCTTCTTCATCGAGAAGGACATGAACTGGATCGAGACAGCCCTGGCCGGTCCGCTTGGTGAACCCCGGCTCGTCGAGGCCGCACAGGCGTACCTCGACGGTGGCGCGGACCCCCTCGGTGCCGCGGTCGTCACGGCGATACGGGGGACCTACGAGACCGACTACTCGGTCTTCGTGGACGCCTGGGTGGCCACCCACGGCCTGCCCTTCGCGGCCAGGGCCACCGTGGAGCTCTTCGAGGTCGATGTCCATTGGGACCAGCACGGGATGAAGCGGACCAATGCGTCCGTCCGGTACCTCGGCGAGGGTGCGCGGCAGTACGTGACCATGCGGCGCCGTCCGGCGGCCGACCGTGTCAGGGCGCTGCTCGCCGCTGCCGACGAGGAGACGTACCGGGCTGCCGTCGCCGGGTTGGCCGGGACCCGGGACGGGTCCCGCCGCCGCATCGTGGCGTCCTATCTCGTCCCCTCCGAGACCGACTGGGTGGCGGAGTGCATTGCCGAGCCCGGTCCCAGCGGCACGGACGACCACACCATCCGCTCGATGCTCTTCTGCTCGCTGAACTCCCCGGAGCAGGTGGACCAGCTGGGCGGCCGGGCCGGGCTCGGGCCCGCCCTCGCCACGATCGCCACGATCACCGAGGGCGTCGGCCCGGCCGTCGCCCCGCTGCTGGCGGAGGCATTGAACCGGAGCTACGTCGGCGGGGACGCACTCAAGCTCGTCGCCGGCGCACTTGTCGAACTGCCCACCGACGAGGCGTTCGGCATCCTGCTGTCCCGCCTGGACGACAAATACGTCCGGCCCGCCCTACTCAAGGCCATGCACCGCTACCCCGTGCGCGCCCTGCGCATGGTGGTGGCCGCGACGCATCAGGGCCCGGCGGCCAGGCAGCTGCTCGCCGCACACATCGGCGGCAACCTGGAGCTGGCCAAGGCCGTGCTGCCCACGCTCGGCCCCGAGGCCGCCGAGGTGGTCAAGGCATGCCTGGACCAGTTCGACCGCGCCGAGGACGCACCGGTCGACGCACTTCCCGAACTGCTGGTCAATCCGCCGTGGACGCGTAAGCGCGTAGTTGCCAAGCCCAAGGTGGTCACCGGGCTGTCAGCGGAAGGGGAACCGCGGATCGCCTGGGCGCAGGGTGAGCGGGACGAGTGGGCCAACACCACGTCCTGGTACGCACGGTGGCGTGCTGACCAGAAGGACAAGTGGGACGATGCGACGCTGCGCCGCGAGATCCAGCACAGCACGGTGCGCTCCGCCGGACTGTTCACCGGGCTGCCGGAAGAACTCGTCCGGCCGCTGCTGGACGAGTGGGACCCGAGCGACCTCTGGGACGGTGAGGACGCGCTGAGGCCCGTGGCCGCCAAGTTCGAACTGGCAGCGCTGCCGTTGCTGCTCAGGGCGGCCCCGCGCCAGCCGCACCCCCTCGGCCGACTGCTCCTGCCGTATGTGTCCGTCGAGGTCGCCCGGCTGATGGCCGACTGGGCGGTCCGGCTCAAGTCGGCCGGTGCCACGGCCCGTACCTGGTTCGCCCGGCACGGTGCCGAAGCCGCCGCTCTGCTCGTCCCCGACGCGGTGGGCAAGGCGAGCGCCGCCCGGCGCGCCGCCGAACAGGCGCTGCGGCAGATCGCCGCCGCCCACGGCGACGACACCGTACGCGCTGCTGCCGCCGCATACGGTCCCGAGGCCACGGAGGCGGTCGACGAGCTGCTCTCGGCCGACCCGTTGGAGAACGCGCTGCCCGCTCGTATGCCCGTGATCTCCGAATGGGCCGAGCCGACGCTGCTACCGCAGATCCAGGTGCGGACCGGCGGTGCGCTGCCCATTGAATCGACTCGGCACGCCGTCACCATGCTGGCCCTGTCCAAGCCGGGCGAGACCTATCCCGGGGTCGCGGTGCTCACGGAGCACTGCGATCCCGACTCGCTCGCCGAGTTCGCCTGGTGCCTGTTCGAGCAGTGGCGCATGTCGGGCATGCCGGCCAAGGAGAGCTGGGCGCTGAACG includes these proteins:
- a CDS encoding WGR and DUF4132 domain-containing protein, coding for MRRWEYDDGASSKFWEAEAEGATVTVRYGRIGADGRTQVKECASADAAREYLAKVIAEKERKGYEEAGAAEVPAATAGASVEAGVRAVDEDTFTLPTAWRRHLHPRRGGIRRTVKKPAKDAVEQAAFFIEKDMNWIETALAGPLGEPRLVEAAQAYLDGGADPLGAAVVTAIRGTYETDYSVFVDAWVATHGLPFAARATVELFEVDVHWDQHGMKRTNASVRYLGEGARQYVTMRRRPAADRVRALLAAADEETYRAAVAGLAGTRDGSRRRIVASYLVPSETDWVAECIAEPGPSGTDDHTIRSMLFCSLNSPEQVDQLGGRAGLGPALATIATITEGVGPAVAPLLAEALNRSYVGGDALKLVAGALVELPTDEAFGILLSRLDDKYVRPALLKAMHRYPVRALRMVVAATHQGPAARQLLAAHIGGNLELAKAVLPTLGPEAAEVVKACLDQFDRAEDAPVDALPELLVNPPWTRKRVVAKPKVVTGLSAEGEPRIAWAQGERDEWANTTSWYARWRADQKDKWDDATLRREIQHSTVRSAGLFTGLPEELVRPLLDEWDPSDLWDGEDALRPVAAKFELAALPLLLRAAPRQPHPLGRLLLPYVSVEVARLMADWAVRLKSAGATARTWFARHGAEAAALLVPDAVGKASAARRAAEQALRQIAAAHGDDTVRAAAAAYGPEATEAVDELLSADPLENALPARMPVISEWAEPTLLPQIQVRTGGALPIESTRHAVTMLALSKPGETYPGVAVLTEHCDPDSLAEFAWCLFEQWRMSGMPAKESWALNALGLLGDDETVRRLTPVLRAWPGEGAHHRAVEGLDVLASIGTDVALLHLHGVAQRVKFKALKVRAQEKIAEVAAGLGLSGEQLADRLVPDFGLNTDGSTVIDYGTRRFIVGFDEQLRPYVLDEDGKRRKDLPQPGARDDAKLAPAERKRFMALKKDVRTIASDQVRRLEAAMVAGRSWTAEEFRDLFVRHPLLWHLVRRLVWLSETEEGTTTAFRVAEDRTFADVEDDTFDLPEGTTVRLPHPLHLGDELPAWSELFADYEILQPFAQMGRPVHCLSDEEAAGSRLTRFEGITVPTGRLLGLERRGWQRGEPQDAGVECWISKQLGPDRYAVINPHDGIAVGAVDIFPEQKLDAVWLHDSPGDWSPPRESTLRFAELDPVTASELLADLTELTAK